The DNA region CGCTTCCATAAACAGAAAACCAACTATTCGTAGGCTATCAAACGATTTCGTTAAATATAATTCGCCGCTTAGGGTAACATCGTTGTTCGGCAAGTTGTTGTTTATTAATATGGCCTGGCGTATGTACTTACGAAAATGGAAAATGTGTTTTACTGAAGTGGCCAGCAAATAAGGAATGATACCCGTAATACAGACCGTCCACCATGTAAAAGCATAACTCCGTTGCGGCAATCCCCAATAATGGCCGAAAAAGTGTCTTGCCAGCCAAATAAACGCTGATACAACAGTGAACTGATAAATGATCAAAAGCAGCTCTTTCCCGAGGCTCCAGTTTTTTTCGTCAAAGAAATGTGGAAACAACCAAAACCACAGGTAAAGTAGCAATAAGCCCAAAAATGTAGCGCCGGACGAAACGAGCGCTGCGATAAATAATTGTGCATCTGCTATAAAAGCCCAGTCAAATGGCCTAAAAATATACAGGATAAAAAAAACCAGTATGCTGATGATCGAAATGACACGCAAATAGGCAATCGGGTTAGTGTGTGCGGGGTGATGTTGATTGAAGAACGCAGTGATTTTGTGCATAAAAAAAGCTAGATCCATTTAACCCAATTAATGAGCCTACATTTACAAAAAGAGCTTTCGCAATAAAATATAAAGAGAGCCCCCTCGCTACCTAAAGTGGCGCAGTAATTGGTTGTCAGTTAATAAATTTGATAATTGTAGGGACCGAACCACCGTTAATGATCAGTAAATTTTGGCCTTAGTTACTATACTGCATTGAAACGGCGAGTTCACGTATAATATAGCTATTTTTTTTTATATTTTCAAAGTTTGAAACGTTTACCAGAGAAATCCGCTCAAAAACAAGGCTACCGTATAAATAAATTAACCTTCGAAATATTATAAATCACGGCAACGAGTTAAAATCTTCATGTTTTTCGTGCTTCGGTAGCAAATACAAATGCATAGTTTTGGGGTTAGCGTAAACAGAACAGAAAAAAGTTAACGAAGAAAAGCGCAATTCCCCTGCAATACTTCTACGGCATTTGGTAACGCAAATAAATGTTTTAATTAGGAATGGCTTTTAACAATTGCATAATGTTATGAGGCCTATTCGCTCGGTTCGGCCAATTTTGTTTTCAGCAATGGAACTTTTGCCCTCGAAACTGGTATTTGTGTTAAATCATCTCCTAAAGTAACGAGGTATCCGGCGGCATTACCTGCTATTTGATTGATGTGTGCCAAATTAATTAAGAACATTCGATGGCAACGAAACAGGTTTGTAAAGCTCGAGTTATCGGCTTCAAATTGCTTCAGCGTAAGCCTTACGGTGTAGTTGAGTAATGTATTTGAGCGGCTAACATGGATTTTCAGATAGTTGCCATCCGATTCAGCAAAAAGAAATTCATTAAAGTTTACTGGTGGCAACAAATGCGGAATATGGAGCCGCTGCTCGGCTACAGAAGCCTTGTGTTCAGTTACCTGCTGCTGCATAAGTTCAGCATCCTTCACATGTTTCTTAAGTAAGTAAACATGCTTAATTGAGGTAGCTACAAAATAAGGCAAAATCCCCCCCTTGGCAACCATAAACCACGTAGTCCAATAGCTCTGGCCCCCTGGCTTCCAGCCACCCAAATATCGCGTCAACAACCAAACTGTAAATGCAATGGTGGTAAACTGATAGCAAATTATTAACAATTCTTTACCCAGGGTCCAGGTTTTTGCCTCAAATATGCGCGGAAAGGCAATAATCCAGATCAAACAAATCAACATCGTAACATAAGCAGTACCGGCATAAAGTAGCGCCATTACAAATATTCGATCCTCTTGAAGGTGGTGGAAGTTAAAGGGTTTAAATACCCACAAAATTGCAAACAGCACGATGCCGATGATGGTAATTGTTTTTAAATAACCAACCGGATTATCATGGGCAGGGTGAGTTTCGTTTAGTAGCTTGATAAGCCTTCGCATGGTTCAAAAATAAACTAAATCGATGTTTTAACCAATAAATCTAGTATTTGAATTCATTCCGTTTAAGCTGGCAATGTAATTTCTGTCGGCTATTTACAGGTCGGTTTCTTCCATTTTTATTTACTTGCCAGCCAAGTATTAAAGAAAATTAACCAAATCGAGGCGTGAAAAAAAACATTACCATTATACAAATATTTTTATTTATTCTGGCTCATCATTTAGCTAAAGGACAGGATTTGGAGCGCCTGCCAGATCAAAAACCGATCACTTTTAACGGCTCGCTAACCGTGGGCACCAATTTTTATAACTCCTGGGGAATTGCCAACCGCCGGCAACCGTTTTTCTGGAATATTACAGGTGCTCCGGTAGTTACGCTCTATGGCATTACGTTTCCCTTTTCTTTTGTAATTAGTGAACAAGAGCGGCGGTTTTCGCAACCCTTTAATCAATATGGTGTAAGTCCTTATTATAAGTGGATAACTGTACATGCCGGCTATCGGAATGTAAAATTCTCAGATTATACACTAGCTGGCGCTAATTTTTTAGGGGGCGGCGTTGAGCTTAATCCCAAATGGCTTCGTTTCGGTTTTATTTACGGGCGGTTTAGCCGTGCCGTACAAGAAGACTCCTTAGCAATGGGTTCATTCGGGTACATTAGGCCCACCTATAAACGAATGGGTTATGCTGCTAAATTAGGCTTTGGCAGTAAAAGCAAATTTGTAGACTTGGTTTTTTTCAAAGCCTGGGATGATGTCACTTCAATTGATTCAGTTTCTTCGAAATCGAAGATAAAGCCCGAAGAAAACATTGCCATCGGCCTTAAATCGCACCTCGCCTTTTTTAAAAATCGCTTAAACTTCGATCTTGATATTGGCGGAAGCTTCCTTACCAGAGATACCCGGCAGGCTTCAATTCTCGATTCGGCAAGCATTCCGCTGGCTAAATTTTTAGATCGTTTTGCAACTGTTAATGCAAGCAGTGGCTTTTACAAGGCCATAAATACATCGTTGGGCTACAGCTTTGGCCTCGGCAATGTACGTGGGGTTTATAAGCGGATAGATCCCGGGTACCGTTCGCTGGGTGCTTATTACTTTCAAAACGATATGGAACAATTTACTATTGCGCCATCGCTTAATTTATGGCAGGGAAAAGTGTCGGTAAACCTTTCATTTGGTGGCGGGCGAGACAACCTAAACGATACACGCTACGCAACTACTGTACGCAAAATTTATTCGGCAAACGTAAATATCGTCGCCACCGATCGCTTGAACATCAACCTGGATTATGGAAACTTCGGAACGAGCCAAAATCAAGGCGTGGGCGATCTGTTTAACGATTCTACAGCCCTAAAAGTGGTAAATGCCAACTATGGTGCCGTAGTAAGTTACCGCATCAGTCCTAAAAGTGGGCTTTCTCATCAGTTTACGTTAAGCAGCAACTATCAAAACACCAACGATCTTAACCGTTTTACCGAAGCGTACACCAATGCCAATACGTTTATCGGCTCGTTAAATTATAATTTATCATGGCCTAGCCAAAAAATTAACGCCAGTGCCGGCGTGGCTTATAACAATACAGCGGTTTACAATGGTAAAATCATCAATGTTAGCCCAAATTTAAGCCTCACGAAAATGTTTTTGAACAATAAGCTACGTACCACGCTGAGCGAAAGCATCCAGTTTAGAAAAAGCGAGGGCCAGGGAGACGGCTTAACATCAAACACCTCAATAGCTGCTGGCTATACTTTTAAAAGACACACCGTCTCTCTTAACAGCGGCTACCTCACCAACCGCTATAAGGCGGGCATTGGGCCCTACCCCAATTTCTCTGAATTTAGAACCAACTTAAGTTACTCGATACGCTTCTAGCCATGAAAAAAATAAAATTTATTATCAGTTTACTGCTTGTACTTTATGCGCCTGTTTTAGTAGCGCAGCAGAACTCATTTGTACAGATAAATACAACGTTGACGGGCGGGCATGAAATTGCTGCGCAACTTAACGATTTGAATGGATTAGTAGATCGTACGCTATTGCGGGTAACCAACCAAAGAAACTACCCCGTAACAGTTGTGCTGGAAGGCAGGTTGACGGGAAGTGCGCTCACCGTACAAACAAAACGTAGCAGCACCACGCCCTCAAATTATATTAACCTCGGCCCTAACGCCACAGAGGTATTTACAGGCGATCGTTTACGCTCCATTTATAGTTTCGATAATGTAGAAATTATTGAAGGTGGGCGAAGTGTTCCTCCCTCAAATTACTTTTCGGTGGCCGATGGTAGCGGACGTATTCCCGAAGGTGCCTACGAGTTATGCTTTGAGGCTTTTGAGGTAGATCCTCAAATAAATATGCCCAATTACCAAAACCCCGTTAATACAGATGCCAATCAATGTGCTACTATTTTGGCACGAACGTATGAACCTCCCCTGTTGCAAAGTATAAATACCGTGAGCAGTATTTTAGATGCCTCAACACAAATAAAATTAAAGCCAAGCGCAGACGGGTCACTTTTGCTTCGTTGGCAGGCACCTGCGGGTTTGCCTCCAGGGAAAAACATTGAGTATACGGTGTTAATGGCGGAGCTTTTGCCGAACGACCATCGCGACCCTAACCAGGTAATGCAGGCCATCAACATTCCGGGCGAACCATTGGCTTTTTATCGTTATAGCTTTCCCGATGCCGCCCGAGTGGTAACCCACCAAATTATGCCTGTGGGCTTTGTTTCTCCACTTCAGGTGGGCAATACCTATGCCTTACAAATTATTGCCAAATCAACAGACCCTTTTAACCCCCTGCCTATTCAAAACAATGGCCAAAGCCCTGTTTACGCATTTGTTTGGGGCGAGCAAGCTTCCTCACAAGCACTTGAGCTCAAGTCTTACCCATCAAACACCGCCTATATGCCTTTCAGGGGGATGCCTGTAATTGTGGTATATTCGCCATATAGCGATGATTATCGCAAAGCGAGAGCACAATTTGAGATCACAAACAGCACAACTGGCGAAACTGTTTTAAATGAAGGGGTGAACAACTGGCCTTTTGGCCCGCTTATCGCTCAGCGAAATGCCACCGGCAACCTGTCGATGACGCAAGAGCAAGCGCAGCATCTGCCAATAAGCCCATCTACATCTAAACCAGATAGATACCGCTATTTTGATTTCGAAGACCGTGGGGTTACACATCACTGGAATGCGCAACTTAGCTTAGAAGATGCTGGCGGACGAAGCCTTTCGCAGCGCATAAATGGTGAGTTTATTGCGGGTATGGGAACTCCGGTACTCAATAATCCCAGAAACAATAGTACTCAAAAAGCCGGCACGATAGCATTTGACTTTAAAACGGCGGATCCACCTAAAATGCAAACCCTTTCGCCGTTTGATGTTGTTCAGGCGAGCCGTACATCTGGCGAAGGAAGCTTTAACATCAGTATTTTAGAAAAAGGTGTATTGGAGGTTTCAAAATCACAAACATTTGAAGAGGTATTAAACCATTATGAGTTTATGCTAGATAAGCAGTTCTTATCTTCAACTGCTAATAATGAAAAAGTTGACTGGAATACTGTGTTAGCCGAAGTGTACCGCAATGAGCGGGTACAGTTTAAAATTTTGGATACTGGCACCTATTACTGGCGTGTGCGTTGGCTTATGTATCCAAAAGGAACGTGGAAAGGAAAAGAATACCATCAGAGCCCAACCTGGAAATTTACAGTTGGCCCTAATCCTGACGGCGAACAGATAGCAGCAAGCACACCGCCAATTGGAAATGCCTGCGAGTTAAATTGCCAGCAAGTTTGGAATTATGAAAGTACAACGCCAACAGCCATTGCCGTAAACGTTGGCGAACAGGTAAATGTAGGTTTGTTTACCATGGAGATAACCGAAATTTCTACCAGCAACGCAACAACTTATAGTGGCAAGGGCGTTATTACAAATTTTGGGTTCATTGTTAATCGGGTATTGGTTAATTTTACCAACATCAAGGTAGCCAACAGCACAACCGGCAAGCGGATTTTCAGTGGCTCGGTAAAAGGGAGTGGCGGCGGACTGGCCTCCAATATCTTCCATATTGCAGGCGCCTCAAAGGTTGGCCCGGCCGGGTTGGCCGAAATCGGTTCGGGGCCTTCAACCCTATCGGTTCCCTTTGGCTGGGACCAATCCATTCAAGGGCACAAAATTACCGCCCAGATCGATTCAATTGGCTTTAGCCCAACCGAGGCACGTGCCAAACTGGTGTTAGGCTACGAAATGCCCGGCGAGTTTGCGGGCCATCCAGTTGTTTTTGCAGGCGAAGCCTGCATTGTACCCGGTGGGTTCAGTGAATCGTTCGATATCTATTTAGAAAAGGACCTCGTTATTGGCAATGTAAGTGTTGATAAGCATTCGTTGGTATTTAAAGGCCGCACACGGGTAGGCGAAGGCGCAGCGAGCGACCCAAGTGAAATAACCAAACTATCTTGGGATTGTCAGGGTTTTAAGTCGCTTAAACTGGCTATGGAAGTACGTTTCCCACGAGAAACTGTTCTTCCTGAAGACGAGGCAACGGGACAAGTGGAAGCAACGGGCCAGGTAGCCGGGCAACTTTCGCTCTCGTTAGATCGGGAAAGGCTTACCAGGGGCGAACAGTGGGGT from Pedobacter endophyticus includes:
- a CDS encoding LytTR family DNA-binding domain-containing protein, which gives rise to MDLAFFMHKITAFFNQHHPAHTNPIAYLRVISIISILVFFILYIFRPFDWAFIADAQLFIAALVSSGATFLGLLLLYLWFWLFPHFFDEKNWSLGKELLLIIYQFTVVSAFIWLARHFFGHYWGLPQRSYAFTWWTVCITGIIPYLLATSVKHIFHFRKYIRQAILINNNLPNNDVTLSGELYLTKSFDSLRIVGFLFMEAHGNYVTVHCIEGVGNQLKQHNIRCTLAQVETNNKENLILFRCHRAFIINLNSILQVDGNAAGYQLTLHPDLPQVPVSRSYANEFKERLASNFCHSSQISAKYP
- a CDS encoding LytTR family DNA-binding domain-containing protein, whose product is MRRLIKLLNETHPAHDNPVGYLKTITIIGIVLFAILWVFKPFNFHHLQEDRIFVMALLYAGTAYVTMLICLIWIIAFPRIFEAKTWTLGKELLIICYQFTTIAFTVWLLTRYLGGWKPGGQSYWTTWFMVAKGGILPYFVATSIKHVYLLKKHVKDAELMQQQVTEHKASVAEQRLHIPHLLPPVNFNEFLFAESDGNYLKIHVSRSNTLLNYTVRLTLKQFEADNSSFTNLFRCHRMFLINLAHINQIAGNAAGYLVTLGDDLTQIPVSRAKVPLLKTKLAEPSE